The Pseudanabaena sp. ABRG5-3 genome includes the window AATATGCTCAACTCTTTAGCAATTTGACCATCCACAACCTGAATTTGGGCTAAAATTGCCTGATATCGGGAATTGTCTTGCAGTATAGAGGAAACTTTGATTTCATTGACTGGTTCAGCTACTTGACGACTTAAATCGGAAAATAGCGATCGCAATTCATCTAACTTGACTTGGGTTTCTAGTTTCTGTTGGCTAATAGTAGTGGTTTCAGAAGCTAGTTGCTTGCTACTTGAATCTGGATCAATAAGATTGTACTGTTGTCGAAAAGTCTGGAGTTTATCCTGAAGCTTTCCTGCTCTTTCTTGGACTTGTGGTAGTTGAGAATTGACAAAGTCAATTCCTTGTTGCACATCAGACAATCGTTCTTCCAAACTATAGTCAAGATAAGCCTTAGACAGTAAATCAAGAACTGCCTTAACCTTTGCTGAGTTTTTATCTTGGTAACTAACGCTGAGAATCTGATTTTCGGCTTTAATTGCTAATCCATCGACTAAACTATCGTAATTAATATCTGGGTACTTTGATTTTAACGCTTCAGAAATTGGATTGAGAATTTTAGGGCTTTTTAATAGTTTTAATGTAGTAGGGCTAATAGTATCTTTAGGTTCTTCTGTATCCCTATTGTTAAGTGTTACAGCAGAAATTACTCGAGTTTCTTCAGTAATTGGCTTGGCTAAAATTTCAAACCCTGATTGATAAATGGGTTTACTAGTGGCAGATTTAAATACAGCTAAAGAAGTAACTACAATAGTTACACCTGCAATTACAGGTAATCGGCGTTGTAAAGATTGCAGTACATTTCCAAATTTCAATCCTCCTTCATCATCGTTGAGTGATGCACTAGACACATTAGTGCTTAAAACACGTTTAACATCACTTTTTTGATGATATATTTGAGAATTCTGTTCACTTTGCATGTTTGTTTCCGTGCATATGCGGATTATGTGGTTAATTCTGGCGCTCAATCAATAGCGATCACGAGCTATTACCCACTCCGTATTGTAAATGCTCAAAGAATAGAATTTAGTTTAACTCATACAAACTTGGCTCTAATTTACGGCAGTACGATTGCTTAAGTCAAGACATCAATACGCATTGGGTAAATATGGCGCGAGCTTCGCCCGCGCCATATTTACCCAAAAACCAGTAAATTCGTTAGCATCGCGGAAGTCCTACAGATACTAGCTTTTTATCTGCTTCTCGCTTGAGAAAACAATCTGCTTAAGCATTAGCCAAATAAAAATTGGGATAGTTGTAGCATAGCGTTTCCAAAGCCGTTTTGGTTCTTGACAAAGGCGAAATAACCACTCCAATCCGAGATTTTGCATGAATTTTGGAGTTTCTTTTAAGATTCCTGCATAAACAGGGAAAACACCGCCTACTCCAATCATGACCGCTTGGATTTTATCCTTATGTTGATTCATCCACAATTCCTGTTTAGGGCACCCTAGTGCAACGAACAAAACTCCTGCTCCACTCTCATTGATAGTATTCACCATATCCATGTCTACTGTAGGAGCCAATGGACGGAATGGAGGGGACTCAGTACCAGCGATCTTTATAGTGGGAAATTGTGATTTTAGTCTTTGGCTAATTTTATCAAGTACTTCAGGAGATGAGCCTAAGAGGAAAATGCTTGTTTGTGCGATCGCAGCCTGCTGGCAAACAGTCTGAAAAATATCCATTCCCGCAACTCTCTGAGCCTGCTTGTGCCCTAGTAACTTTAGCATCCAAACTAAGGGCATTCCGTCTGGTGTAACTAAGTCTGCCTGTTTTAATACACTCGCAAATTGATTATTTTGCCAAGCTTCAACTAGCATATGCACATTAGCAACACAAACCATCCTACTTTGCTTCTGTTTTGCCCAACTTACCATCAGATTGATTTGTTCATCAAAAACCAAGGTTGATACGGGAGTAACAATTAAATCTTGTTTAGGGATGTCATCTGTATACATTTGTAAAATCTTCTTGTATGAAGCAATAAACTTGTCTCGTAAAGCAGAAAATTGCAGGAGTTTGTGTAAACGATCATATCTAGAGTTTAGTAGCTTAAATATATATCGTTGTTTATTTATTTAAAACTTATCCTGCTATTTTAAGCGTCTAATTGTGTAAATAGCAAAAGAGATTAGTTTTTCTTTACACCACTATACAAGGTATCTGAATTGATGTTGATAGCTAGTTAAAGCTTATATTTATCCATATTTAATTGAAACGCAAGACATTATATAACTTTATAACTTTTCCATAACTCTTTTATAACTTTTAAGGTGTTGATAGCCATAAGCTGGTTTCATTTGCTACCTTCTATGTTGTATTTCTGCGCACCTTAGAATAATGTCAAAGGGTGACTTGTAGCTATTCCTATAGCAACTATTTTAAAAATTATTCAGCGTTACGTAAAATACTAAATATTTGGTGTATAGTGATTCTTATGATTTAGGATTCAGTATTGTATTAATTTATCTTGATAGATCATAATCTAACGTGTGCTTAATACTCATGTTAGTAAAAAGTGCCATTTGTCTTAAAAATGTATTTTTCTGTACAGATTTAAAATATATTGTCTCTGACACCTGCATTCCTAAATTTAAATATATTACGTAATTTTAGAGGTGGGCTTCGATGGTCTTTATTGATCTCAGTCCCTTCAAGATAGTCTTCCCATTTTTGCTTTATTCTTTGATGGTGAGGGAGGTCAAATTGCAGAAAAGGTGTGACAAAAATCGGAAACGCTCAAAGCGTCGAGCTATTTATTGCCCAATTCACGGATGTCATCTTGATAGTGTTAGTCCCAAATATCCTCTGTTTGCTGATCGCGCTGAGCAACTACAGCAGCGAGGTATGCCCCGCCAAAATGCATTGATGCTTGTGGCAAGTCGAATAGCCGTACCTCTAGATGGAGAATGGATTGAAGCTTTTTGGTGCGCTCAGTGTCAGCAAACAAAGTGGTATCACGTTTGTAAAGGTGAGGATCGCACTTTTCGTGTTTTGATTGCACCATACGAACTCTGGCAATATGTGACAGGGGCAGTTTCGCCTGATGGCAATCCATCAGTTGGCGAGTTTACTCGTAAAAATGCCCGAATGATTGACTATAGCGGTATTAGAGATTTCCATTTTGTAGTGTAAAGGGACTAAGTGTCAATGTTCTCACCAGCTATATATTTAGGTGAGGTAAAAGTAAAAATATCTATGAATAATACTTTTTGGAATGGAAAACGAGTATTACTGACAGGACATACTGGCTTTAAAGGGAGCTGGCTGTCTTTGTGGCTACAATCTGTTGGCGTTGATCTATGGGGATATGCCTTGCAGCCACCTACAGAGCCTAGTTTGTTTGAACTTGCTCGTGTAGCAGAAGGGATGAACTCTGTGATAGGAGATGTTTGCGATCGCGGGCATTTACAGAAGGTCATTGCTGAGTGTAAGCCCGAAATAGTGATCCATATGGCAGCCCAATCAGTAGTCCGATCTTCCTATACTGATCCTGTATCCACTTACAGTACAAATGTGATGGGAACTGTCAACCTATTAGAAGCAATCCGTCAGGTAGGTGGTGTTCGAGTAGTTGTTAATGTTACTACAGATAAATGTTATGAAAATAAAGAATGGGTCTGGGGATATCGCGAGAATGATCCATTGGGTGGTTATGATCCCTACAGTAGTAGTAAAGCTTGCTCGGAATTAGTTACATCTTCCTATCGGGATTCATTTTTTCATCCTAGTGAATATGCTAACCATGGTGTGGCGATTGCCTCTGCTCGTGCGGGTAATGTCATTGGCGGTGGCGATTGGACACCTGACGGGCTAGTGGCTGACATTACCAAATCGTTACTAAGTAAGCAACCAATCTTAATTCGTAATCCCTATGCAACAAGACCTTGGCAGCATGTATTGGATGCTCTAAACGGTTATCTGACCTTAGCAGAGAAACTCTATAATAATGGTTCTGCTTTTGCTGATGCTTGGAATTTTGGTCCCTACGAATCCTCAATCAAGCCAGTTGGTTGGCTAGTAGATCAACTATTATTTCTATGGGGAGAAAATGTTCATTGGGAACAAGATAAAGGATATCAGCCCCATGAGGCTAACTCCCTAAGTTTAGATTGCTCAAAAGCACGTCTTAAATTGGGATGGGAACCGAAATTGTCTCTTGTAGAAGCTTTAGAGCAAATTATAGTGTGGACTAAATCCTATCAATCAGGAGCAGATATGCAGGAAATTACGAAAGCTGCAATTCATAGATTTATGGCGATTAGTTAATCGTGTGATTAGGTATCAAACTAACCAGTCAATTTTTTATTTAGAGGTAGCCAATGAGCAAACATTCCGAGACATCGAACTCAATGGAGAAAAAACTGAGTAAAACGCCAAAATGTCAATTTTGTGGTTCGGGCTTAAAGCATACCCTAGTCGATCTGGGAATGTCGCCATTATGCGAGAGCTTTTTAAGTTCAGAACAACTCAATCAAATGGAAGCATTTTATCCATTACATGTTCGAGTCTGCGAAAATTGCTTTTTAGCGCAATTGGAAGCATATGTTAGTCCAGAGCATATATTTACAGAATATGCCTATTTTTCTTCCTATGCAGATACTTGGTTAAAACAGTGCAAAGAGTATACAGAGCAGGTTGTTGCACGATTCCATCTTAATGAAAATAGTCAGGTAATAGAGCTTGCTAGTAATGATGGCTATCTGCTGCAAT containing:
- a CDS encoding WecB/TagA/CpsF family glycosyltransferase; translated protein: MYTDDIPKQDLIVTPVSTLVFDEQINLMVSWAKQKQSRMVCVANVHMLVEAWQNNQFASVLKQADLVTPDGMPLVWMLKLLGHKQAQRVAGMDIFQTVCQQAAIAQTSIFLLGSSPEVLDKISQRLKSQFPTIKIAGTESPPFRPLAPTVDMDMVNTINESGAGVLFVALGCPKQELWMNQHKDKIQAVMIGVGGVFPVYAGILKETPKFMQNLGLEWLFRLCQEPKRLWKRYATTIPIFIWLMLKQIVFSSEKQIKS
- the rfbG gene encoding CDP-glucose 4,6-dehydratase: MNNTFWNGKRVLLTGHTGFKGSWLSLWLQSVGVDLWGYALQPPTEPSLFELARVAEGMNSVIGDVCDRGHLQKVIAECKPEIVIHMAAQSVVRSSYTDPVSTYSTNVMGTVNLLEAIRQVGGVRVVVNVTTDKCYENKEWVWGYRENDPLGGYDPYSSSKACSELVTSSYRDSFFHPSEYANHGVAIASARAGNVIGGGDWTPDGLVADITKSLLSKQPILIRNPYATRPWQHVLDALNGYLTLAEKLYNNGSAFADAWNFGPYESSIKPVGWLVDQLLFLWGENVHWEQDKGYQPHEANSLSLDCSKARLKLGWEPKLSLVEALEQIIVWTKSYQSGADMQEITKAAIHRFMAIS